In Rhodococcus pseudokoreensis, the DNA window ACTGAGACACAAGGCCTAGACGTCCCCATGCGGGCGGCGTTGCCACGAAAGTCACCACCTTGGAGCGGATCGAATGAGGACTGAACAATGACTGAACTTGCCGACGAGGTCCTGACCGAGTTCGCGGACGGCATCGCGCTGATCACGATCAATCGGCCGAAGGCGAAGAATGCGATGACCGCCGCGGCGGCGGCCGCGATCGCGGACGCGATCGACACGCTGGAGCAGCGAGCCGACCTCACCGTCGGCATCATCACCGGCGCGGGCGGCGTGTTCTGCGCGGGAATGGATCTGAAGGCCTTCACTCGTGGCGAGTCGCCGAGCATCGCGGGCCGTGGTTTCGGCGGGCTCACCGAATCGCCCCCGACCAAACCCCTGATCGCCGCGATCGAGGGCTGGGCTCTGGCCGGCGGATGCGAACTTGCGCTCAGCGCCGACCTCGTGGTGGCCGCGCGTACCGCCCGGTTTGGGCTCCCCGAAGTCAAGCGCGGGCTCGTCGCTACCGCAGGGGGGCTTTTGCGGCTGCCGAAGGCACTGCCCTACCCGGTCGCGATGCGGATCGCGCTAACGGGTGAACCGATCAGTGCGGAGGAGGCTGAGCGCTTCGGGCTCGTCTCCATCCTGTGCGAGGAGGGGGAAGCCTTGTCGGCCGCCAAAGACCTCGCGGCGACGATCGCTGCCAATGGGCCTCTCGCAGTGCGGGCGACCAAGCAGATCGTCAGCGAGGCTGCCGGTTGGACCGACGCCGACGCGTTCGAATCTCAGCGCGCTATCGCCAGGCCGGCGATGAAATCCGCCGACGCCCGGGAAGGCGCGTTGGCTTTCGCGGAGAAACGTTCCCCAGTCTGGCGGGGCGAATGACGTACGTAAAGGCTCTCTCCACGGCCAGGTTCGGCAGTACAGGCGAAGCCCCCATGATGTATCGATTGGAGTTCACGTGACCAGGCTCGGACTAACCGCCGGACTAACTGACGTGCAGATGGAGATTCTGTCCACCGTACGATCATTTGTCGACAAGGAAATCATCCCGCATGCGCAGGAGTTGGAGCATGCAGACGCTTACCCCACAGACATCGTCGAGGGTATGAAGGAGATGGGTCTGTTCGGGCTCACCGTTCCCGAAGAGTTCGGTGGGCTGGGCGAATCGTTGCTGATGTACGCGTTGGTCGTGGAGGAGATCGCTCGCGGGTGGATGAGCGTGTCGGGAGTGATCAACACGCACTTCATCGTGGCGCACATGATCTCCCGGCACGGCACCCCGGAGCAGAAGCAGAACTACTTGCCGAGGATGGCGACAGGCGAGGTCCGCGGCTCTTTCTCGATGTCCGAGCCTGACCTGGGTTCAGACGTGGCGGCGATCAAGACGCGTGCCAGGCGCGACGGCGACGACTACGTGATCGACGGCGCCAAGATGTGGCTTACCAACGGCGGTTCGTCCAACCTGATCGCGTTGCTCGTCAAGACCGACGAAGGCGCGGAGAAGGCGCACCAGAACCTGACGACCTTCCTGGTCGAGAAGCCCGAGGGGTTCGGCGAAGTCGTACCGGGCCTGACGATCTCGAGCAAGATCGACAAGATGGGTTACAAGGGCGTCGACACCACAGAAGCGGTGTTCGACGGGTTCCGCATCCCAGCTGCGCAGGTGCTCGGCGCGTCGCCGGGCAAGGGCTTCGCTTTCATGATGGACGGCATCGAAGTAGGGCGGGTCAACGTTGCCGCCCGCGCGTGCGGCGTGGCGAACCGCGCGTTCGAGTTGGCCATCGCATACGCACAGCAGCGCAGGACGTTCGGCAAGCCGATCGCCGAGCATCAGGCAATCGCGTTCCGACTTGCGGAAATGGCCACGAAGGTCGAGGCCGCGCACCAGATGATGGTCACCGCCGCCCGATTGAAGGACACCGGTGAGCGAAATGATGTCGTTGCGGGGATGGCGAAGCTGATCGCCTCCGAGTACTGCGCGGAGGTCACCCAAGACGCGTTTCGTATCCACGGCGGCTACGGCTACTCCAAGGAGTACGAGATCGAGCGCCTGATGCGCGAGGCCCCGTTCCTTCTCATCGGCGAGGGAACCAGCGACATCCAGAAGATGATCATCAGCCGCGGCCTGCTGAGCGACTACTCGCTTGCCGCCGGCGGAGGATCCGCAAGACGCGCTGTCTAACTCCCGTACCGGTCGTGGCTCCAAGGATGACAGAGACCACGACCGGCACGACCCAGCCAGTCCGAACAAGGCAACACTTCAGAAGGATGATTTCGAAGCCGAGTTTGACCAAGATCGGGACCTAGTACGTCACTGCAACGACCTTATTAACCAACATATCTGAGCTCTCAATTCCAACCCGCCGGTAACGGTGCGCCGTCATCGCGGGCACCGGTCCCGCACGGGCGGCTGCGGCTACAGACAAACCTCTTGGGTCACTCACGACAAAACTCGTTCTGACAAATCGAGTGGCAACGGTCGCTACTGAATCGAGCCCTCCGGGCATGCTGCCCGCAGCAACCGTATACCAGGTCCATTCGCGCGACGTAAGCTTCCGCGGATACATGATCTCGAAGGAGTTGAAACCCCTTGACATACAGTCAATACCCGTCGAACGGAAGTCGAAACGAAGGAGCGACTTCCATCACGAATGACGATCTGAAGACCGTCATCCAGACTCTCACTGGCGAGAGAATCCCAACTGACGGCTCGCGCGCCATCCATGGAAAACAGGTACCACGGGCGTGAATGTCCATACGGGGCATCACCCAGACCGAATTCGTCGGTCCACTGTCCCGCCACGAGGGCGTCCTGACCGCCCGAAACGCCGTCGTGGTCTCGCCGGGGCGCCTGGATCGTTCTCCTTGCGACACCGGCACGTCCGCCCGTCTTGCGGTCCTGAAGGCGAAAGGCCTGATCGAGGTGGATGAGACCTTCGTCCACGAATCCGTGATCGGCAGCCGATTCACCAGCCGCATCGACCGGCTCACCAGTGTGGGGCACTACGAGGCGGTCGTACCCCGCGTCACCGGGCAGGCGTACATCACCGAACTCAGCCAGGTCGGCCTCGACCCTGCCGACCCCTTCCCCACCGGCTACCCACTGTCCGACAACTGGCCGACCGGACAGTGACCAGGTGAGTGGGAAAGCGTGCCGGGACACGCTTTCCATCTCACATTCGGATTTGACGGTCACGCATCGAGCAGCCGTTTGACGTCCCGGCCGGGACGCGCTCGCCGGAGATGATGACCGATGCCCGCGCCCACGGGCGGTCGTCATTGAGGAACGGATTCTCCTGCGCCATCCACTCCTCAATAAACGCGGGCGGATCGATCCCGCGCTCGACACATCTGCGGTAGGCGACCACCGGGTTGGTGGATACCCAGATCGTGGCGTCGAACCATCCGGCTACGTCGCAGTGGGTTGCCCCATTCCTTCGACGAAGACCACGTTCGCGGTATCCGAAATCCGTCGGCAAGAAGATGGTGCCAACCGAAAAAGGAGTGGTGGCAGGCTATGTCATCGGTATGGACGATGACGCTGTCACCGGTCGCTGCAGCGAGTCGAGCGGCAACGGTGGACCTTCCGACCCACTCCGGCCATCGATTCCGATGACGATCGGGCGGTTCGTATTCATCTGTCGTGTTTCGCAGAGGCGGGCGAGCAGTTCGTCAGGAGTCGTCTCGACCCAATCGAGGACCGTGGCTTCGTTGTCACTCGTCATTGCGGGGATCCTCCTCCATGATGTCGAGGAGCGCACGCGCAGCTTCGGTTCCGAGCGCGTCCACCTTTCGCCGCAGCGGCAAAGTATCGAGAACGGCGACGACCTCGACGCTTGAATCGACGCGGGGCACGACAACGGCGACACGGTCGTTTCTGCCGCGTGCGAGAGCGGACGCGTCTCCGGACACCTGGTACCGGTTGTCCTCCGCGATCCGGCGAATGCGCCGCCGAGTCGCGGTGGAAACTCCGCTCCGGCCGCTGAGCGCACGGGACACTGTCGCGATCGATACTCCGGCTTCTCGTGCGATGTCCGCCATGCGCACCGAGTCTCGCAGCGGAGATGTCGTTCTCGAATGCATCTGCTCTTCTTCACGACGCTGATGCGGTTCAGCACCCTGTCGAGTGCTGAACCGCATCAGTGGTTCGGTCGGGCCGGGTCAGCCGGCCGCGATGGGTCGTTGCTCGTTGTGTGCCTCGTCGACCGGCTTGTGGTAGCGCGGCACCAGGCGCATCAAGGCGGGACCGCCGATTGCGATCAGCGCGAGGAGGATGGCCGGCAGCAGTGGCATCCATTCGATACCGAGGTTGTCGACGACGACGGTGATCGCCGCAGGCCCGACGAGCATGCCCACGTAGCCGATCGCGTTGACGAGACCGATGTTCCGTCCCGCATTCTCCGGATCGCGTCGCCCGGCCGCCGACAGCATGAGCGGCGCCATGCAGGCCAGGCCGAGACCCAGCAGCACGAAGCCGGTGAGTGCGAGCGGCGCCGAGCCGCCCAGCATCGCGAGAAGAGCACCGGCGGCACCGATGACACCGCTCGCGCCGACGATGAGGCGGGCGCCGAAGTACTCGGCCAGCCTGTCGCCGAACAACCGGCCGACGAACTGCGCACCCGAGTAGAGCGTCACTGCCGTCGCCGCCAGCCCCGCCGTGGTGCCGACCGCACGGCGAACGAACTCCTGGCCCCAGTCCAGGACCGCGCCCTCGCTCAACATCGACCCGAGCAGGAGCACGCCGAATCCGATCATCACGAGCAGCGTCGCGGTGGTGGCCGACCGCTTCCCCGGGTGGGCGGGGTCGGCTGCGCCCGGAATCTCGTCCTGCTCAGGGGGCAGCAACTCGTCGAGGGAGAGGAGCCACTTGCCGAAGACGAAACCGAGGACCGACAACACCACGCCGATCGAGATGTAGGAGACGGCCGGGCTGTCGGTGAAGTGCCGGGCCAGCGCGCTGCCGACGAGACCGAGAACGAAGCCACCCGCCGGGTAGGCGGCGTGGAACGCGGACATGATGGGTCGCCCGTAGTACCGCTCGACCTGCACACCGTGGGTGTTGAACGCCGTGTCGAACGCGCCGCGGAGCAGTCCGATGAGCACGCCGATCGCCATCGCTCCGATCAGTCCGTCGAGGAACGCGAGGGGGATGTAACAGAGCGGGTAGATCACCATCGTGGGCATGGCCGTGTTTCGCGGGCCGTACCGATCGATGAACGGGCCGATGGCGAAGCAACCGACGGCAGCGCCGATGCCGATCGACAGCGCGAGGAGGCCGAACTGCGAGTCGCCGCCGTCGCCTTCCCATCCGAGGTGACCACGCAACGAAGTGGTGCTCGTCGACCACATCAACATCACGGCGCCCAACTGGAAGAAGCCGAAAAATGTTGCGATTCGCGCCTTTCGCACGCGTGTATGGTCGAGCACGGGAGCGGTGCCTGCTCCATGTGTTGCCATGATTTCGTCCTTGCCGTAGGTCTCGGACCGCCGCAGGCGCCTACGGGGGTAGGCATCCGTTCAGCGAGTAGCGAGTGCGTGAACTTTCGATCAACACCGACTGGATGGCCGGAATCTTGGTGAAAACACTACGAAGGTGACGCGCCGCACAACAGGTACAGACCGTGTACCTCCCGCGCGCAGACTGCACAGAGTGAGAAGGCAGCGCGATCCTCGCCGCACTCATGGTCGCCCGCTCCGGCGCGCCGCGACCGACGACCCCTCGAGCAGGTCCAGCCCCTTCACCGCGAGCAGCAGGCTCTGCCGGGTGGCGGCGTCGTCCAGGGATTTACCCAGGATCGTGGCGATGCGGTCGAGCCGGTTGTACAGCGTCCGGCGCTGGATGAAGAGTTT includes these proteins:
- a CDS encoding acyl-CoA dehydrogenase family protein, which gives rise to MTRLGLTAGLTDVQMEILSTVRSFVDKEIIPHAQELEHADAYPTDIVEGMKEMGLFGLTVPEEFGGLGESLLMYALVVEEIARGWMSVSGVINTHFIVAHMISRHGTPEQKQNYLPRMATGEVRGSFSMSEPDLGSDVAAIKTRARRDGDDYVIDGAKMWLTNGGSSNLIALLVKTDEGAEKAHQNLTTFLVEKPEGFGEVVPGLTISSKIDKMGYKGVDTTEAVFDGFRIPAAQVLGASPGKGFAFMMDGIEVGRVNVAARACGVANRAFELAIAYAQQRRTFGKPIAEHQAIAFRLAEMATKVEAAHQMMVTAARLKDTGERNDVVAGMAKLIASEYCAEVTQDAFRIHGGYGYSKEYEIERLMREAPFLLIGEGTSDIQKMIISRGLLSDYSLAAGGGSARRAV
- a CDS encoding LacI family DNA-binding transcriptional regulator is translated as MADIAREAGVSIATVSRALSGRSGVSTATRRRIRRIAEDNRYQVSGDASALARGRNDRVAVVVPRVDSSVEVVAVLDTLPLRRKVDALGTEAARALLDIMEEDPRNDE
- a CDS encoding crotonase/enoyl-CoA hydratase family protein; protein product: MTELADEVLTEFADGIALITINRPKAKNAMTAAAAAAIADAIDTLEQRADLTVGIITGAGGVFCAGMDLKAFTRGESPSIAGRGFGGLTESPPTKPLIAAIEGWALAGGCELALSADLVVAARTARFGLPEVKRGLVATAGGLLRLPKALPYPVAMRIALTGEPISAEEAERFGLVSILCEEGEALSAAKDLAATIAANGPLAVRATKQIVSEAAGWTDADAFESQRAIARPAMKSADAREGALAFAEKRSPVWRGE
- a CDS encoding MFS transporter, whose protein sequence is MATHGAGTAPVLDHTRVRKARIATFFGFFQLGAVMLMWSTSTTSLRGHLGWEGDGGDSQFGLLALSIGIGAAVGCFAIGPFIDRYGPRNTAMPTMVIYPLCYIPLAFLDGLIGAMAIGVLIGLLRGAFDTAFNTHGVQVERYYGRPIMSAFHAAYPAGGFVLGLVGSALARHFTDSPAVSYISIGVVLSVLGFVFGKWLLSLDELLPPEQDEIPGAADPAHPGKRSATTATLLVMIGFGVLLLGSMLSEGAVLDWGQEFVRRAVGTTAGLAATAVTLYSGAQFVGRLFGDRLAEYFGARLIVGASGVIGAAGALLAMLGGSAPLALTGFVLLGLGLACMAPLMLSAAGRRDPENAGRNIGLVNAIGYVGMLVGPAAITVVVDNLGIEWMPLLPAILLALIAIGGPALMRLVPRYHKPVDEAHNEQRPIAAG